Below is a genomic region from Ascaphus truei isolate aAscTru1 chromosome 8, aAscTru1.hap1, whole genome shotgun sequence.
AATAGTGCAAAAAGTCATCTTCGAATCAGGGCTGAGGAGGAATCCTCCACTACTCagtgacaccccctcccccttttttttaaatcattttaacCTTGCAGATTGTGTTTCGCTCTCCTTTAAGAAggcagcagggagagaccctCTTGGAGTATTGGGTAGAACTTTTTTGAGCAGCTTTTATCAGGGAGTCGGTAAACTCAATCATGACTTCTAAGGAAGAGGCAAAATCCTCCTCGGTGGAGGAGAGAAGAAGAAGCCCTTTGGATCATCTGCCACCTCCAGCTAATTCTAACAAGCCACTGACTCCTTTCAGCATTGAGGATATCCTGAACAAGCCCTCAGTTAGGAGAAGTTACACCATATGTGGCACTGCTCACCTTCTGACCACTGCTGAAAAGCCCCCTCCTGCGGGGTTACCACTTTCCAGCAGAACACTTCTCTCCCAAACCTCACCTCTCTGTGCCCTGGAAGAACTGGCCAGCAAAACCTTCAAAGGACTGGAAGTTAGTGTCCTGCAGGCAGCTGAAGGTAAGGTCCAAACCTCTCTACTTAATGCAAGAATCTGTGAATAATGACTAGAAACCACCAAAAAGTATATGAAAAACTCACATGGGGCAAGGGAAAATGTACCATATATACCAGGTGATTTAATTGCTTTAGATGAAAAATGTATCATAATAATACCTGTACCTGAAAACTTGTATTTTCTTATGTATCTAATTAAAGTTAgttcatctaaaaaaaaaaaaaaaaaaaaaaagacaggtaTGGTACAGCTTCTCAAAGCTTATTAAAGCCAAGCCAAATACATTTATAGTTTGTGTTGATACAATGAAAATGTAAAATGAAATCCGCAGTATCTATGTGTCTTTGTGTCACAAACATGACTTGTGTAGAATAAAATTGCTGGGTATGTTGTCTTTTCTTACACTATTATGATTTGGTCAAAAAAATAATACACACTAGAAAAAGCAAGGGTCTGAGGTTTGGTTGGTTTAATTGGTAGTACAAACTTGGCAGGATATTGTACCCAATTAACTTTGCTAACTGAAATGTTCTTGTTTCAGGAAGGGACGGTATGACTATCTTTGGCCAGAGGCAGACCCCTAAAAAGAGGAGAAAGTCCAGAACAGCTTTTACAAATCACCAGATCTATGAACTGGAGAAACGATTCTTGTATCAGAAATATTTATCTCCGGCGGACAGAGACCAAATCGCCCAACAATTGGGACTGACCAATGCCCAGGTCATCACCTGGTTCCAGAACCGCAGAGCCAAGCTCAAGAGAGACTTGGAGGAGATGAAAGCGGACGTGGAGTCCAGCAAGCAAATGAGCCCCCCCGGAGTGGAAGCGGTGCTGACAATATCAGAGCTAGAATCGAATTCTGAGCCCAGCAGTGGTAAAAGCAGATCCAGATCTCCACCGCATGCAGAACTTGACAGCTACCTCCAGCACTCCCCGTCCTCCCCTCTTACAGACCTTCAGACGAGCCAGGAGTGCTCCGAAGATGAAGAAGACGTCGAGATTGATGTAGATGACTgactttcttatttttatataatagacAAAAGACTATGAATTCAAAGCAAGCATGGACAGTAAATAATATGCTGCACTTgttctataaaaaaaacaaaaaacagaatgaTAGAAACTCAAACAAAACAATATTTACAACCAAGGCAGTTTATTTTCAATAAAAGCAATAAGCAATATAAGAAAAGACTAAATTTACCACAGCTGCGCAATCAGGtagttttaattattattttttttggaatGGTGCAATTGTGTATGGCTTCTGTAtaaatatttaaacatatttttttagGCTTTGATTTTTAATAACTATAAATAATTTACATTTCGCATAGCTTTGGATAAACCACAATAAGCTGTTTGCGACACAATAATTTAACTATTTTAAATGAATCCGCTTGATCTCGCCATAATTCTCTTGCATGTTATAAATATGCAcgaagtttttttattttatttctttccttctctttttctttccttctttcttttgatttcttccttatttttttttgtttgttaactATTTGGCATATATCTGCCAGAATATCTAAGGTCTTTTCTCAGCTTATATACCGTACATTTCATTTTAAAGTAATTTCTATCTAGCCTTATcaattcaaatatttttttttgtcattttctgCTACTGTTGtgcttttattaaaaaaaaaactaccttTCGTATTTTTATATGAAGGTGGTTGAaacatataattattttttactGTTTCTAGAATTTTGCATGAtacaaggaaaaaaaaacaatgatacAACATTTAAAAtatcatataaatataaaatgtacAGACAAAAGGTTTGTTAGAATTGTAAAAATTAAAAGGCCTGTTATTTAAGTTTAAACACCAGAAGGAATGCTGGTTTGTTTACTTTATTTTGGCACTGTACAGAGAGTTCTTTTttcaaatacaataaaataaataacattttaatacaatttaaaCTGCATTTTGGTTCAGGGTTCGCCTCTTtcttgtattgtatgtgtgtgtgtatatgtatgtatgtatatatatatatatatatatatatatatatatatatatatatatatatatatatatatatatatatatataatatactataacacactatataatatataatatatatatagtgtgttggatattttattaaatgatccaatgtttgtgtgtgtgtgtgtgtgtgtgtgtgtgtgtgtgtgtgtgtgtgtgtgtgtgtgtgtgtgtgtgtgtgtgtgtaaatactaTAAAGCGCAAAgactatacatatatttttttgttctaCTGTAAAAATTGAAATCCCATCCGGGTTTGGTATATGCATGGCAATCATCAAAAACAAGAGTTGAACTTCAAAATTAAACGTATAATTCCTATTATTCATTCTACGCATGGGGGAGATCCTCAATGAAAACTGGAAACTCTTTAATTAGTGGGTTTTCTGCTAACAGTAACACCCCCAGTAGAATATGCCCTGCACAGCC
It encodes:
- the LBX1 gene encoding transcription factor LBX1, with translation MTSKEEAKSSSVEERRRSPLDHLPPPANSNKPLTPFSIEDILNKPSVRRSYTICGTAHLLTTAEKPPPAGLPLSSRTLLSQTSPLCALEELASKTFKGLEVSVLQAAEGRDGMTIFGQRQTPKKRRKSRTAFTNHQIYELEKRFLYQKYLSPADRDQIAQQLGLTNAQVITWFQNRRAKLKRDLEEMKADVESSKQMSPPGVEAVLTISELESNSEPSSGKSRSRSPPHAELDSYLQHSPSSPLTDLQTSQECSEDEEDVEIDVDD